From the genome of Leptolyngbya subtilissima AS-A7, one region includes:
- a CDS encoding HNH endonuclease, which yields MLLISVIELIEQGKIRLNQVPLSPELISTFLKYWRSLVRTDHQSDISLPFVHLTGDEFWHLTFYPDSETATPTGLGRKGVTAVRRIVQYAWLDPELFSILQDPGQRVTLLRVLIDSWFSGRSNEIEQLSLIDEFELVKTQLLREGGATYNVEDLKDEENIVVRNGAFRKIVVSLYDQRCAFCRLRIISADGQDIVDGAHIKPFAEFRDDRFVNGLALCKNHHWAFDHGWFGVDDDYRIVIPQERFMEEPAVESREMVAFGGETIGLPEEREFRPSLEGLKWHREKWRIM from the coding sequence GGGCAAGATTCGACTGAATCAGGTGCCACTGTCGCCAGAGCTAATTTCGACATTTCTGAAGTATTGGCGCAGTCTAGTAAGAACTGACCATCAATCAGATATTTCACTACCATTTGTGCATTTAACGGGGGATGAGTTTTGGCACCTAACGTTTTACCCTGATAGTGAAACGGCAACCCCGACGGGGTTGGGCCGCAAGGGCGTTACGGCTGTTAGACGGATTGTGCAGTATGCGTGGCTAGACCCAGAGCTATTTTCCATCTTGCAAGACCCAGGGCAGCGGGTGACTTTGCTGCGGGTGCTAATTGATAGCTGGTTCTCAGGGCGATCGAATGAGATTGAGCAGCTGTCACTCATCGATGAGTTTGAGTTGGTGAAAACCCAGCTCTTGCGAGAAGGCGGAGCGACTTACAACGTCGAAGACCTTAAAGATGAGGAAAACATTGTTGTCAGAAATGGGGCGTTTCGCAAAATTGTGGTGTCGCTATATGACCAGCGCTGTGCGTTTTGCAGGTTAAGGATTATTAGCGCGGATGGACAAGACATTGTGGATGGTGCCCACATTAAGCCGTTTGCTGAGTTTAGGGATGATCGCTTTGTGAACGGGCTAGCGCTCTGCAAGAACCATCACTGGGCGTTTGACCACGGCTGGTTTGGGGTGGATGACGACTACCGAATTGTGATTCCGCAGGAGCGGTTTATGGAGGAGCCAGCGGTGGAGAGTCGAGAGATGGTAGCGTTTGGGGGAGAGACGATTGGGCTGCCGGAGGAGCGAGAGTTTAGGCCGAGTTTGGAGGGGTTGAAGTGGCATAGAGAGAAGTGGCGTATCATGTAG